In the genome of Actinomadura graeca, one region contains:
- a CDS encoding alkaline phosphatase D family protein, which produces MDITRRTFLATTSLGPVTHAGTGLRTSRAPRNDPFELGVASGDPDPGGFVLWTRLAPHPLADDGHGGMPDRDVTVEWQVAEDERFRRVARGGRVTARREGAHSVHAEVGGLRPGAEYFYRFRAGGHVSPTGRTRTAPAPGAPSPLTFGAVSCACYEHGYFTAYRRLAERHPDLVVHLGDYLYEDAAGAHETLPIVRRHTPGKCRTLADYRRRHAQYRADGDLQAAHAAAPWAVVWDDHEVENNWAGNVPGSTVPGFPARKRAAIRAYYEHMPLRPSAYRDGRIRLTRRLDWGATAALHLLDTRQYRSDQPCDDGLREGCDDRLDPRRALLGPAQLRWLESGLRGSRARWNVLAQQVFLAQRDHRLGPGRRMALDGWDGYAAERDRLMGALVASRAANPVVLTGDVHVAHACDLLADFDDPASARVGVELVATSVSSDGDGYADPVENAAVRAENPHIAFIDQRRGFVLARAGADELRAEFHTLPHVTRRGARSSVAAAFTVPSGARSLGAWR; this is translated from the coding sequence GTGGACATAACACGCAGGACGTTCCTGGCCACCACATCGCTCGGCCCGGTCACCCATGCGGGGACCGGCCTCCGCACCTCCCGTGCCCCCCGGAACGACCCGTTCGAACTGGGAGTGGCGTCCGGGGATCCGGACCCGGGCGGATTCGTCCTGTGGACGCGGCTCGCCCCCCACCCCCTCGCGGACGACGGGCACGGCGGCATGCCGGACCGCGACGTCACGGTGGAGTGGCAGGTCGCCGAGGACGAGCGGTTCCGGCGGGTGGCGCGCGGCGGCCGGGTGACCGCGCGCCGGGAAGGCGCACACAGCGTGCACGCCGAGGTGGGCGGCCTGCGGCCGGGCGCGGAGTACTTCTACCGGTTCCGCGCGGGCGGGCACGTCTCCCCGACCGGGCGCACGCGGACGGCCCCGGCGCCCGGCGCGCCGTCCCCGCTGACGTTCGGGGCCGTGTCGTGCGCCTGCTACGAGCACGGCTACTTCACCGCGTACCGGCGGCTCGCCGAGCGGCATCCCGACCTGGTGGTCCATCTGGGCGACTACCTGTACGAGGACGCGGCGGGCGCGCACGAGACGCTGCCGATCGTCCGGCGGCACACCCCCGGCAAGTGCCGGACGCTCGCGGACTACCGCCGCCGCCACGCCCAGTACCGCGCCGACGGCGACCTGCAGGCCGCGCACGCCGCCGCGCCGTGGGCGGTGGTCTGGGACGACCACGAGGTGGAGAACAACTGGGCCGGGAACGTTCCAGGATCGACGGTCCCGGGGTTCCCCGCGCGCAAGCGGGCCGCGATCCGCGCCTACTACGAGCACATGCCGCTGCGTCCGTCGGCCTACCGGGACGGCCGGATCCGCCTGACGCGGCGGCTGGACTGGGGCGCGACGGCCGCTCTGCACCTGCTCGACACCCGGCAGTACCGCTCCGACCAGCCCTGCGACGACGGGCTGCGGGAGGGATGCGACGACCGGCTGGACCCGCGGCGCGCGCTGCTCGGCCCCGCCCAGCTCCGCTGGCTGGAGTCGGGCCTGCGCGGATCCCGCGCGCGCTGGAACGTCCTGGCCCAGCAGGTGTTCCTCGCCCAGCGCGACCACCGGCTCGGCCCGGGGCGCCGGATGGCGCTGGACGGCTGGGACGGCTACGCCGCCGAGCGCGACCGGCTCATGGGCGCGCTGGTCGCGTCCCGGGCGGCCAACCCCGTCGTCCTCACCGGCGACGTCCACGTGGCGCACGCGTGCGACCTGCTCGCCGACTTCGACGACCCCGCCTCGGCGCGCGTCGGGGTGGAGCTGGTCGCCACGTCCGTCTCCAGCGACGGCGACGGCTACGCCGACCCGGTGGAGAACGCCGCCGTCCGCGCCGAGAACCCGCACATCGCCTTCATCGACCAGCGCCGCGGCTTCGTCCTGGCCCGGGCCGGCGCGGACGAGCTGCGGGCCGAGTTCCACACGCTCCCCCACGTCACCCGCCGGGGCGCCCGGTCCTCGGTCGCCGCCGCCTTCACCGTCCCGTCCGGCGCGCGCTCCCTCGGCGCCTGGCGCTGA
- a CDS encoding FG-GAP-like repeat-containing protein codes for MSIVPRRAAPAARLAAVAALAAAAGASAPVAALRPAHGRMPVPAAAVAAPPGPCRAAPRDAPADFDGDGASDLAAGAPYAAVRGRVRAGAVAVRTASGVTWLSRDAAARRGDGFGAALATGDFDGDGCDDLAVGVPDQVDGARRAGADGDGAVQVFAGSPSGLRPGPGPVLTVRSLLRRRGTARSLVGGRPPTPPGTARFGASLVAADLDHDRDDELVVGAPGLDGGGGVAVFGLRGRGLRPGPLVTQRTGWVDQSAAATDGFGTVLAAGDFDGDGRDEIATGAPGDGARGAGTVTVLDPLERSANYVSQDEPDVDGTAERADGFGSALAAADFDGDGRDDLAIGAPGEDRAGSAAYAEGAVQVLAGPGMRQLGPTRTGAGRYDRLGSALAAGDLTGDGVPDLAAGSPGDGTVRVFPGKGRARTITSPFGRYSRFGDALAVRGRTLLVGAPGAHGFAGAVLSLPGPYAAARPLPFAPRGLTGYALG; via the coding sequence GTGAGCATCGTCCCCCGCCGCGCCGCGCCCGCGGCGCGCCTGGCCGCCGTCGCCGCGCTGGCGGCGGCCGCCGGAGCGTCCGCGCCCGTGGCCGCCCTCCGTCCCGCCCACGGCCGCATGCCCGTGCCCGCCGCCGCCGTGGCGGCCCCGCCCGGGCCGTGCCGGGCGGCCCCCCGTGACGCGCCCGCCGACTTCGACGGCGACGGCGCCTCCGACCTGGCCGCCGGCGCCCCGTACGCGGCCGTCCGCGGCCGGGTCCGGGCGGGCGCGGTGGCGGTCCGCACCGCCTCGGGCGTGACCTGGCTGTCGCGGGACGCGGCGGCGCGGCGCGGCGACGGGTTCGGCGCCGCGCTCGCCACCGGCGACTTCGACGGGGACGGCTGCGACGACCTGGCGGTCGGCGTCCCCGACCAGGTCGACGGCGCCCGCCGGGCGGGGGCCGACGGCGACGGCGCCGTGCAGGTCTTCGCGGGCTCCCCGTCGGGCCTGCGGCCGGGGCCGGGGCCGGTGCTGACCGTCCGCTCCCTGCTCCGGCGGCGAGGAACGGCCCGATCACTTGTGGGGGGACGACCCCCCACACCCCCCGGAACTGCCAGGTTCGGCGCGTCCCTCGTCGCCGCCGACCTCGACCACGACCGCGACGACGAGCTGGTCGTCGGCGCCCCCGGGCTGGACGGCGGTGGTGGCGTCGCGGTCTTCGGCCTCCGGGGCCGCGGGCTGCGCCCCGGCCCCCTCGTCACGCAGCGGACGGGGTGGGTGGACCAGTCGGCGGCGGCCACCGACGGCTTCGGGACCGTCCTCGCCGCCGGCGACTTCGACGGTGACGGCCGCGACGAGATCGCCACCGGCGCCCCGGGCGACGGTGCGCGCGGCGCGGGGACGGTGACCGTCCTCGACCCGCTGGAACGGTCCGCGAACTATGTCTCCCAGGACGAGCCGGACGTGGACGGCACCGCCGAGCGCGCCGACGGGTTCGGCTCGGCGCTCGCCGCCGCCGACTTCGACGGCGACGGCCGCGACGACCTGGCGATCGGCGCGCCCGGCGAGGACCGCGCCGGGTCGGCCGCCTACGCCGAGGGCGCCGTGCAGGTCCTCGCCGGGCCCGGCATGCGGCAGCTCGGCCCCACCCGGACCGGGGCGGGCCGCTACGACCGTCTCGGCTCCGCGCTCGCCGCGGGCGACCTCACCGGCGACGGCGTCCCCGACCTCGCGGCGGGCTCCCCGGGCGACGGCACCGTCCGTGTGTTCCCGGGGAAGGGGCGGGCGAGGACGATCACGTCACCGTTCGGCCGCTACAGCCGGTTCGGCGACGCCCTGGCCGTCCGCGGACGGACGCTGCTGGTCGGGGCGCCCGGCGCGCACGGCTTCGCCGGAGCGGTGCTGTCGCTGCCCGGCCCGTACGCGGCCGCGCGCCCGCTGCCGTTCGCGCCGCGGGGCCTGACCGGATACGCGCTGGGCTGA
- a CDS encoding aldo/keto reductase encodes MPQLGFGVFQVSDAEAEAAVTTALRSGYRSVDTASAYQNEEGTGRALRESGIPREELFVTTKLWNDAQGYDDALRAFDASMSRLGLEYLDLYLIHWPTPSRGLYLDTWRAFEKLKADGRVRSIGVSNFTVETLRRLLDETDVVPVVNQIELHPYFQQAGLRAFHREHGIRTEAWAPLGQGRGLLDDPALTALGRAHGRTPAQIALRWHVQIGNVVIPKSVTPSRIAENIDVFGFELSPDDMKAIGDLDKGVRLGPDPATFNVTG; translated from the coding sequence ATGCCGCAGCTCGGCTTCGGGGTGTTCCAGGTGTCCGACGCCGAGGCCGAGGCCGCGGTGACGACGGCGCTGCGGAGCGGCTACCGCAGCGTCGACACCGCGTCCGCCTACCAGAACGAGGAGGGCACCGGCCGCGCCCTGCGCGAGTCCGGGATCCCCCGCGAGGAGCTGTTCGTCACCACGAAACTGTGGAACGACGCCCAAGGCTACGATGACGCGCTGCGCGCCTTCGACGCCAGCATGTCCCGCCTCGGCCTGGAGTACCTGGACCTCTACCTGATCCACTGGCCGACGCCGTCCCGCGGCCTGTACCTGGACACCTGGCGCGCGTTCGAGAAGCTCAAGGCCGACGGCCGCGTCCGCTCGATCGGCGTCTCCAACTTCACCGTCGAGACGCTGCGGCGGCTGCTGGACGAGACCGACGTGGTCCCGGTGGTCAACCAGATCGAGCTGCACCCCTACTTCCAGCAGGCGGGCCTGCGCGCCTTCCACCGCGAGCACGGCATCCGCACCGAGGCGTGGGCGCCGCTCGGGCAGGGACGCGGGCTGCTGGACGACCCGGCGCTCACGGCCCTCGGGCGCGCCCACGGCCGCACGCCCGCCCAGATCGCGCTGCGCTGGCACGTCCAGATCGGCAACGTGGTCATCCCGAAGTCGGTGACCCCGTCCAGGATCGCCGAGAACATCGACGTGTTCGGGTTCGAGCTGAGCCCGGACGACATGAAGGCGATCGGCGACCTGGACAAGGGCGTCCGCCTGGGCCCGGACCCCGCCACGTTCAACGTCACGGGCTGA
- a CDS encoding FadR/GntR family transcriptional regulator yields MGSDALGPLRPARTAEQVAHRLATAMALGEYGLGDRLPSERELASLLQVSRESVRAALRTLAGAGLVDIRRGRRGGAFVVAAWGEAGESAVRGALLERWEEFEELFDYRRLIEGLIARTAAERADAGDRAAIAAALAAFDAARTPGEAREHDVRLHRAVACATHNARLVRLHDGLLPEVGLGVSAEPCTWPARDEARPHHHALADAIARGDADGAARVTARYFAITEEALRRLAGRAAPPVPPETAGGDR; encoded by the coding sequence ATGGGCAGCGACGCGCTCGGCCCGCTCCGGCCCGCGCGCACCGCCGAGCAGGTCGCGCACCGGCTGGCCACGGCCATGGCGCTCGGCGAGTACGGCCTCGGCGACCGGCTGCCGAGCGAACGCGAGCTGGCGTCGCTGCTGCAGGTCAGCCGGGAGAGCGTGCGCGCCGCGCTGCGGACCCTCGCCGGCGCCGGCCTCGTGGACATCCGCCGCGGGCGGCGCGGCGGCGCGTTCGTCGTGGCCGCGTGGGGCGAGGCGGGGGAGTCGGCCGTCCGCGGCGCCCTGCTGGAGCGGTGGGAGGAGTTCGAGGAGCTGTTCGACTACCGGCGGCTCATCGAGGGCCTGATCGCCCGGACCGCCGCCGAGCGCGCCGACGCGGGCGACCGCGCCGCCATCGCCGCCGCGCTGGCGGCGTTCGACGCCGCCCGGACGCCCGGCGAGGCCCGCGAGCACGACGTCCGGCTGCACCGCGCGGTCGCCTGCGCGACCCACAACGCGCGCCTCGTCCGGCTGCACGACGGGCTGCTGCCGGAGGTCGGCCTCGGCGTGTCGGCCGAGCCCTGCACCTGGCCGGCCCGCGACGAGGCCCGGCCGCACCACCACGCGCTCGCCGACGCCATCGCGCGCGGCGACGCCGACGGCGCGGCCCGCGTCACCGCCCGGTACTTCGCGATCACCGAGGAGGCCCTGCGGCGCCTCGCCGGGCGGGCCGCGCCGCCCGTCCCGCCGGAGACGGCGGGAGGGGACCGCTGA
- a CDS encoding APC family permease, with protein MTTRSEPAGSPASGSGSDPGEATLESFGYSQELRRSLRLPDLVVYGLVIMLPIAPFTIFGAVFNESKGMVALTYLIGLVAMLFTALSYREMSRAFPIAGSVYSYAGRGINDKVGFLAGWAILLDYLLVPTLLYVMSAAALNALMPEVPQWSWVVMFVVVNTAINLLGIESTARLNRLFLLGELVVLALFVGFGAAAVARGENGARFSLDPLVNPDLLTPGLIFGALSIAVLSFLGFDAISTLSEEVKDGDRRLVGRATLVALCVVAALFVLQTWIAALLVPGRTEFTGDDATNSAFYDIAWIAGGGWLKQTTAVAAALATGIANSLVAQAATSRLLFSMARDRKLPAFLAYVHPVRRTPERAILFVAALSLALGLFFTGQISLLSQLVNFGALFAFLMLHVAVFVHFRLRNRSPRWHLHVVAPAAGLLITGSVLWNADADAKTGGLAWLGIGVLVLLFYRLSGRGTDLALED; from the coding sequence ATGACGACCCGCTCCGAGCCCGCGGGCTCCCCGGCCTCCGGCTCCGGTTCCGATCCGGGCGAGGCCACGCTGGAGTCCTTCGGCTACTCCCAGGAGCTCAGACGCTCGCTGCGGCTGCCCGACCTGGTCGTCTACGGCCTGGTGATCATGCTCCCGATCGCACCGTTCACGATCTTCGGCGCGGTGTTCAACGAGTCCAAGGGCATGGTCGCGCTGACCTATCTCATCGGGCTGGTCGCGATGCTGTTCACCGCGCTCAGCTACCGGGAGATGTCGCGCGCGTTCCCCATCGCCGGGTCCGTCTACTCCTACGCCGGGCGCGGCATCAACGATAAGGTCGGCTTCCTCGCGGGCTGGGCGATCCTGCTGGACTACCTGCTCGTCCCGACCCTGCTGTACGTGATGAGCGCGGCGGCGCTGAACGCGCTCATGCCGGAGGTCCCGCAGTGGTCCTGGGTGGTGATGTTCGTGGTGGTCAACACCGCGATCAACCTCCTCGGCATCGAGTCGACGGCGCGGCTGAACCGGCTGTTCCTGCTCGGCGAGCTGGTGGTGCTGGCGCTGTTCGTCGGGTTCGGCGCCGCCGCGGTCGCGCGGGGCGAGAACGGCGCGCGCTTCTCCCTGGACCCGCTGGTGAACCCGGACCTGCTCACCCCCGGCCTGATCTTCGGCGCGCTGTCCATCGCGGTGCTCAGCTTCCTGGGGTTCGACGCGATCTCCACCCTCTCCGAGGAGGTCAAGGACGGTGACCGCAGGCTCGTCGGGCGCGCCACGCTGGTGGCGCTGTGCGTGGTCGCGGCGCTGTTCGTCCTGCAGACGTGGATCGCGGCGCTGCTGGTGCCCGGACGCACGGAGTTCACCGGCGACGACGCCACCAACTCCGCCTTCTACGACATCGCGTGGATCGCGGGCGGCGGCTGGCTCAAGCAGACGACGGCCGTCGCCGCGGCGCTGGCCACCGGCATCGCCAACTCGCTCGTCGCGCAGGCCGCGACGTCCCGGCTGCTGTTCAGCATGGCCCGCGACCGGAAGCTGCCCGCCTTCCTCGCCTACGTCCACCCGGTGCGCCGGACGCCCGAGCGCGCCATCCTGTTCGTCGCCGCCCTGTCCCTCGCCCTCGGCCTGTTCTTCACCGGGCAGATCAGCCTGCTGTCGCAGCTGGTGAACTTCGGCGCGCTGTTCGCGTTCCTGATGCTGCACGTCGCGGTGTTCGTGCACTTCCGGCTCCGCAACCGCAGTCCCCGCTGGCACCTGCACGTCGTGGCGCCCGCGGCGGGGCTGCTGATCACGGGTTCGGTGCTGTGGAACGCCGACGCCGACGCGAAGACCGGCGGCCTGGCCTGGCTCGGCATCGGCGTCCTCGTGCTGCTGTTCTACCGGCTGTCCGGCCGCGGTACCGACCTCGCCCTGGAGGACTGA
- a CDS encoding acetamidase/formamidase family protein, producing the protein MHIRRTSAHTVWDNAIPPVAALVPGAEITVDTGDASGGQLGPGSGTAEVAALDFDRVNPVTGPFLVEGARPGDALEVEILDMTVGGWGWTACIPGFGLLAEDFPDPHLRISTIAGGAAEPLPGLRVPVVPMIGTIGVAPPEPGAHSIVPPRRWGGNMDIRHIGPGARLVLPVGVDGALLSLGDAHAAMGDGEVCGTGVETEASVRLRVGLRPGAAPPAPVVETDPRTHRAGAALATTGIGPDLLGAARDATRHLVDEVSARTGLAPVDAYLLASIAADLKISEVVDVPNWVVSAHLELSLLG; encoded by the coding sequence ATGCACATCCGGCGCACCAGCGCGCACACCGTCTGGGACAACGCGATCCCGCCCGTCGCCGCGCTCGTCCCCGGCGCCGAGATCACCGTCGACACCGGCGACGCGAGCGGCGGGCAGCTCGGCCCCGGCTCGGGCACCGCCGAGGTCGCCGCGCTCGACTTCGACCGCGTCAACCCGGTGACCGGGCCGTTCCTGGTCGAGGGGGCCCGCCCCGGCGACGCCCTGGAGGTCGAGATCCTCGACATGACGGTCGGCGGCTGGGGCTGGACGGCCTGCATCCCCGGCTTCGGCCTGCTCGCCGAGGACTTCCCCGATCCGCACCTGCGCATCTCCACGATCGCCGGCGGGGCCGCCGAGCCGCTGCCGGGGCTGCGCGTCCCGGTCGTCCCGATGATCGGCACGATCGGGGTGGCGCCGCCCGAGCCCGGCGCGCACTCGATCGTCCCGCCGCGCCGCTGGGGCGGCAACATGGACATCCGGCACATCGGGCCCGGCGCGCGGCTCGTCCTGCCCGTCGGGGTGGACGGGGCGCTGCTGTCCCTCGGCGACGCGCACGCCGCGATGGGCGACGGCGAGGTCTGCGGGACCGGGGTGGAGACCGAGGCGTCCGTCCGGCTCCGGGTGGGCCTGCGCCCCGGCGCCGCCCCGCCCGCGCCGGTCGTCGAGACCGACCCGCGCACGCACCGGGCCGGCGCCGCCCTCGCCACCACCGGCATCGGCCCCGACCTGCTGGGGGCCGCCAGGGACGCGACCCGCCACCTGGTGGACGAGGTGTCCGCCCGCACCGGACTGGCCCCGGTCGACGCCTACCTCCTCGCGAGCATCGCCGCCGACCTGAAGATCTCCGAGGTCGTCGACGTCCCCAACTGGGTCGTCTCCGCGCATCTGGAGCTGTCCCTGCTCGGCTGA
- a CDS encoding GAP family protein translates to MNPKGSTTGAAEKFARSLPGLSPQVRVGSGEVGMAVGASGGRWTTGSEMGEVIRALLPLTLGVALSPIPITAVVALLLAPRARNAALGFLAGWTAGIVAVTTLLVVIANGIGMNSDTGGPKTPVSWIVLLLGVLVLTLAVRQWTSRGTGREGPAPLDGVTPLKAAEQGLVLAVLSPVNLLMFVAAGIAVSLGLLSLGEEVVAVAVFSVLAACGVAVPVILYLADAGRWRPRLEALRAWVESERRTAVSVLLLVIGVVLLGQGIGGLIG, encoded by the coding sequence GTGAACCCGAAGGGGTCAACGACCGGCGCCGCCGAGAAGTTCGCGCGGTCCCTGCCCGGCCTGTCACCGCAGGTGAGGGTGGGCTCCGGCGAGGTGGGTATGGCCGTCGGGGCGAGCGGCGGGAGGTGGACGACGGGGAGCGAGATGGGCGAGGTCATCCGGGCGCTGCTGCCCCTCACGCTGGGGGTGGCGCTCAGCCCGATCCCGATCACCGCGGTCGTGGCCCTGCTGCTGGCGCCGCGGGCCAGGAACGCGGCGCTGGGGTTCCTGGCGGGGTGGACGGCGGGCATCGTGGCCGTGACGACGCTGCTCGTGGTGATCGCGAACGGCATCGGGATGAACTCCGACACCGGCGGGCCGAAGACGCCGGTGTCGTGGATCGTGCTGCTGCTGGGCGTGCTGGTCCTGACCCTCGCCGTGCGGCAGTGGACGTCCCGGGGGACGGGCCGCGAGGGCCCGGCGCCCCTGGACGGGGTCACGCCGCTGAAGGCCGCCGAGCAGGGGCTGGTGCTGGCCGTCCTCAGCCCCGTGAACCTGCTGATGTTCGTGGCAGCCGGGATCGCCGTGTCGCTGGGGCTGCTGAGCCTCGGCGAGGAGGTCGTGGCGGTCGCGGTGTTCTCCGTCCTCGCCGCGTGCGGGGTGGCCGTCCCGGTGATCCTCTACCTCGCCGACGCCGGGAGGTGGCGGCCGAGGCTGGAGGCGCTGCGGGCGTGGGTGGAGAGCGAGCGCCGGACCGCGGTCTCGGTCCTGCTGCTGGTCATCGGCGTCGTCCTGCTGGGACAGGGCATCGGCGGGCTCATCGGCTGA
- a CDS encoding (Fe-S)-binding protein, protein MKIALFVTCVNDTLYPATGRAVVRLLRRLGHDVDFPRAQTCCGQMHLNTGYRRQAVRMVKGFAETFAPYEAVVTPSASCGAMVREWHPRLAPRASGVASRVYELSEFLVDVLGVTDVGAYFPHRVAYHPTCHSLRMLRVGDRPLRLLRRVRGIDLAGLPDAAECCGFGGTFALKNAAVSAAMCADKVAAVRGTRAEALCAADNSCLAHIGGALSRTRAGVRTVHLAEILASTEEDPL, encoded by the coding sequence TTGAAGATCGCGCTTTTCGTCACCTGCGTGAACGACACCCTGTATCCGGCGACGGGACGGGCGGTGGTGCGGCTGCTGCGCAGGCTCGGGCACGACGTGGACTTCCCGCGGGCGCAGACATGCTGCGGCCAGATGCACCTCAACACCGGGTACCGGCGGCAGGCCGTCCGCATGGTGAAGGGGTTCGCCGAGACGTTCGCGCCCTACGAGGCGGTGGTGACGCCGTCGGCGTCCTGCGGCGCGATGGTCCGCGAGTGGCACCCCCGGCTGGCGCCGCGCGCGTCCGGCGTCGCGTCCCGCGTGTACGAGCTGTCGGAGTTCCTCGTGGACGTGCTCGGCGTCACCGACGTCGGCGCGTACTTCCCGCACCGCGTCGCCTACCACCCCACCTGCCACTCGCTGCGGATGCTGCGCGTCGGCGACCGGCCGCTGCGGCTGCTGCGCCGGGTCCGCGGCATCGACCTCGCCGGCCTCCCGGACGCCGCCGAGTGCTGCGGGTTCGGCGGGACGTTCGCGCTGAAGAACGCCGCGGTGTCGGCCGCGATGTGCGCCGACAAGGTCGCCGCCGTCCGCGGGACGCGGGCCGAGGCGCTGTGCGCGGCCGACAACTCCTGCCTGGCGCACATCGGCGGCGCGCTCAGCCGCACCCGCGCGGGGGTCCGGACCGTCCACCTGGCCGAGATCCTGGCCTCCACCGAGGAGGACCCGCTGTGA
- a CDS encoding lactate utilization protein B — protein sequence MPTYLGMPSFPDAASRAVDDARLRANLARATGTINGRRAAAVAELEDWAALRASGRQIKDHVLADLGHYLRLLEERFTAAGGTVHWARDAAEANRIVAGLVRATGETEVVKVKSMATQEIGLNEALAAEGVTVWETDLAELIVQLGGDRPSHLLVPAIHRNRSDIRDIFLRAMDGAPEGLTDEPAALAEAARRYLRAKFLSAKVAISGVNFAVADTGTLVVLESEGNGRMCLTLPETLISVMGVEKVVPTWRDLEVFLQLLPRSSTAERMNPYTSAWTGVHPGDGPRDVHLVLLDNGRSDVLADGVGRQALRCIRCSACLNVCPVYRRAGGHAYGSPYPGPIGAILSPQLRGVGSELDASLPYASSLCGACLDACPVAIDIPEVLVHLRSRVVEQGPRRPLERAAMAAAGWVLRSSARLAPAQRAASASRRLIARRGRIRRLPGPLAAWTETRDAPAPPPESFRAWWARTHGGTDGDDTHTRADGGTDGGGIRSAHGGTNSGANGATDGGAHGGGGGDSGGGRGSGGRVGS from the coding sequence ATGCCCACCTACCTCGGGATGCCGTCCTTCCCGGACGCGGCGTCGCGCGCGGTGGACGACGCGCGGCTGCGCGCCAACCTGGCCCGCGCCACCGGCACGATCAACGGGCGCCGCGCCGCCGCCGTCGCGGAGCTGGAGGACTGGGCCGCGCTCCGCGCGTCGGGACGGCAGATCAAGGACCACGTCCTCGCGGACCTCGGGCACTACCTGCGGCTGCTGGAGGAGAGGTTCACGGCGGCCGGCGGGACCGTGCACTGGGCGCGGGACGCCGCCGAGGCGAACCGGATCGTCGCCGGGCTGGTGCGGGCGACCGGCGAGACCGAGGTCGTCAAGGTCAAGTCGATGGCCACCCAGGAGATCGGGCTGAACGAGGCGCTCGCCGCGGAGGGCGTGACGGTGTGGGAGACCGATCTCGCCGAGCTGATCGTCCAGCTCGGCGGCGACCGGCCCTCGCACCTGCTCGTCCCGGCGATCCACCGGAACCGGTCCGACATCCGCGACATATTCCTGCGCGCCATGGACGGCGCGCCGGAGGGCCTGACGGACGAGCCCGCCGCGCTGGCCGAGGCCGCCCGGCGGTACCTGCGCGCCAAGTTCCTGTCGGCGAAGGTCGCGATCTCGGGCGTGAACTTCGCCGTGGCCGACACCGGGACGCTCGTCGTCCTGGAGTCGGAGGGGAACGGGCGGATGTGCCTGACGCTCCCCGAGACGCTCATCTCGGTGATGGGCGTGGAAAAGGTCGTGCCGACCTGGCGGGACCTGGAGGTGTTCCTCCAGCTGCTCCCCCGCTCGTCCACGGCCGAGCGGATGAACCCCTACACCTCCGCCTGGACGGGCGTCCACCCCGGCGACGGGCCGCGCGACGTCCATCTGGTGCTGCTCGACAACGGCCGCTCCGACGTCCTCGCCGACGGCGTCGGGCGGCAGGCGCTGCGCTGCATCCGCTGCTCGGCGTGCCTCAACGTGTGCCCGGTGTACCGGCGCGCGGGCGGCCACGCCTACGGCTCGCCCTACCCGGGGCCGATCGGCGCGATCCTGTCGCCGCAGCTCAGGGGCGTCGGATCGGAGCTCGACGCCTCGCTGCCCTACGCGTCGTCGCTGTGCGGGGCGTGCTTGGACGCATGCCCGGTCGCGATCGACATCCCCGAGGTGCTCGTGCACCTGCGGTCCCGCGTGGTGGAGCAGGGGCCGCGGCGCCCGCTGGAGCGCGCCGCGATGGCGGCCGCCGGGTGGGTGCTGCGCTCCTCCGCCCGCCTGGCGCCGGCCCAGCGCGCCGCGTCCGCGTCCCGCCGCCTGATCGCCCGCCGCGGCCGGATCCGGCGGCTGCCCGGCCCGCTCGCCGCGTGGACCGAGACCCGCGACGCACCCGCGCCACCCCCCGAGTCGTTCCGCGCCTGGTGGGCACGCACCCACGGCGGCACCGACGGCGACGACACCCACACCAGGGCAGACGGCGGCACCGACGGCGGCGGCATCCGCAGCGCTCACGGCGGCACGAACAGCGGGGCGAACGGCGCCACGGACGGCGGCGCTCACGGCGGCGGCGGAGGTGACTCCGGCGGCGGACGCGGCTCGGGCGGGCGGGTGGGATCGTGA
- a CDS encoding LutC/YkgG family protein has protein sequence MSAREEILRRIERAAPGRPEAEIAASYGRIERGYLRRHHGEGVLDLFAARVADYRAAVLRVPEADLPAAVTGRLSARPGAVAVPAGLPAAWTAGARVVRDPPVRDLDGLAGAVTACAAAIAETGTIVLDHGPDQGPRALSLVPDFHLIVVRAGQVAADVPEALERLDPLRPLTLVSGPSATSDIELSRVEGVHGPRILEVLLAG, from the coding sequence GTGAGCGCGCGGGAGGAGATCCTGCGGCGGATCGAGCGGGCCGCGCCCGGGCGTCCGGAGGCCGAGATCGCGGCCTCCTACGGCCGGATCGAACGGGGTTACCTGCGCCGCCACCACGGCGAGGGCGTGCTCGACCTGTTCGCCGCGCGGGTCGCCGACTACCGCGCGGCCGTCCTGCGCGTGCCCGAGGCGGACCTCCCCGCGGCGGTCACCGGGCGGCTGTCCGCGCGGCCGGGCGCCGTCGCGGTCCCGGCCGGGCTCCCCGCCGCGTGGACGGCGGGCGCCCGCGTCGTCCGCGACCCGCCCGTCCGGGACCTGGACGGGCTGGCCGGCGCCGTCACCGCCTGCGCGGCCGCCATCGCCGAGACGGGCACGATCGTCCTCGACCACGGCCCGGACCAGGGGCCGCGCGCGCTGTCGCTCGTCCCGGACTTCCATCTGATCGTCGTGCGGGCGGGCCAGGTCGCCGCCGACGTCCCCGAGGCCCTGGAGCGGCTCGACCCGCTCCGCCCCCTGACGCTGGTGTCGGGGCCGTCCGCGACGAGCGACATCGAGCTGTCCCGCGTCGAGGGCGTGCACGGGCCGCGGATCCTGGAGGTGCTGCTCGCGGGGTGA